The segment CAGCAGGAAGAATTCCTTCACGCCAATTTAATGCCACCGTCAAGCAAAGACAGGCAAAAAACTAGCCTTGAAATTCCTAAAAAATATAAAGATATCGCTGTTGCTCTCTTTGTTTCCTCAGATGGATTTCTCATGATCCGGGGTAAAAACAGCAAAGCAAACCATGACCTGCTCAGCAAGGCGGCATCTGTTTTCGACTACTGGTTTCATGTAGAAGGCGGGCCTGGTTCACATGTTATATTAAAAAGAGATCATCCCGGCCAGGAAATACCGGAAACAACATTCAAAGAAGCCGCAACGCTTGCAGCGCTTAAAAGTTACCGATGTGATGACTCAAAAGCGGATGTAATGTGCGCGCTGGTTAAAGATGTTCGTAAAAGAAAAGGCGCTGCTCCGGGACAGGTCGTAGTCGACAATGTAAGCCGAACTCTGCACGTAAAAGTAGACCATTCGCTTGAAGAGTCTCTGGCTAAAAAATAACCGCAATTTAAAAAACTATATTTAATTCAAACTAAGCCAGCTTAGAAACAGAAGCCTGGTCAAGCATTGTAAGAACCATATTCTGTTCCTTCGTCAACCGCTTGGCTACACTCTCCTGCACAGCCCCAGTGGATGAAGCAAACTGCTCCTTACGCTCACCATATATCTCTTTGACTAGATTAGCTGGAAAGCCTTTTTCTGTTGCCTGCGAAGACAGCTTATCGAGTGCCCGTGAAATCAAATTTGATGCCCCTGTAGCCCCGTGCTGAACAGACGTACTCCAGAGCACTTCACGAAGCGGACCCGGCAAATTATTAATATCAATTCCAGTCTGTGCAAAAATCTTTTTCGCTGCTGGATCATAATGACTGTTGCGTATAAAATCATGCTGCAATTTCTCAAAACCGGCTGAATCTTCTGCTGCTATTTTACGCCATTCATCGGGCATATGACCATTTTTAGACCCAGTATTAGCAGGCCCGGATTGCTCCAATCTTTCCGCAACATGCGGAGCTTTATCCTTCAGAAATTCGATAAATTTGTCCATTGTCCCGGTATTAGATGCAATTTGATATTTTCCGTATGAGGTTCCGCCCACACGATCATATCCAATGGCAGACACACCTTTGGAACCTGATTCAAATTTTGCGGATAAATCTCCGACAACATCCGGCATTGACATATTTTTGACGGAAGTCACATCAAACTGATTAGAAATATTGCTGTATGGATTGTTGGTAAAAGGTGATGAACCTCTACCATCATTTTTCTGTAAACCTTTAATCGAGTTCAAGGCTGTCAAAGCTTCAAGCATCAAGGCGTTATTCATAACCCCCATATCCATCCCCTGTGCGGAATAACCTTCGTCATCCCGCCCTTCAGAGAACATACGCCCTGCCATTTCCATTTCCATATCAAAAGATCCGGCTTTATTTTTTAAAGCTGCAAGATTAGGTGTACCAACCCCCGCAGCGGTTCCTGAGGAATTCCCCAGCACCTTCATTACCGTTGCGATATTATCATTAATATTGGTCATGGTTATTCCCTCTGTCAAAAAAATATTATTTCAACAATGGGATTGCACCAAGTATACCAACATTGAAAACAGTTTAAATTCCTTACTTTCCCTTACCTTTTTTATCTTTGCCTTTCTTGTCTTCACCTTTTTTATCTTCACCGGAAGCGAACAACTCACGTTTCCGCTTTTCAAAAACAACGGCGGCTTTAAAAGCTGATATTGCTAACGCCAATATGCTCAAAATAAGGATCATTCCTTTCTGAAATTCCCACTTCTGACGAATAATCATATCAATTAGGAAGTTCGATTGAACATTGGTCGAATAATAAATAAGCAAAGGAATACAAAGCAATGCCAGACCTAAAAAAACAACTTCAAGCCATATGAAATTCCTGCCAAGCAGCATGATGAAAAGAGTTGAATCCCGCACAACTCGCAGAGTAACCAATCTGTTTTTTAGTTTTTTAAGTCTATCTTCAATCTGGAGAAGATATTTCTGGGTTTTTCTGAAAGTTTCGGCCACATTTAAATGCTGTGACTTGATCCAATAAATCTTTGTAGCGCAATAATTAAAATCCGCATTAAATTCCGTAAGCAATTTAGGGAACGGAAACCATGACGCTTCTCCGCGAATTTCTTTAAGATGCTCCCTGAAAAAATCAACCTTCTTATTAATAACTTTAATTTCGTACTCAACCCTTTTTTCAATTTCACCGGTAAGAGTCTCAACACCGGAGATAAGATGCCTAAAAGCTACATAATTTTTAATTTTAGCAAGCCGCCCCATTCTCTCCATAAACTTTTCGGCATCCTCAGCAAACTCATGACCTTCCTCAAACCATTGGGATATGTCAGAGGTAAGAGAATCAATCCCGGAGGCAACTTTTTTTGCCTCGGCCTCGGCTGTTTCCCATAATTCTCCAAGAGATTGCAGAATAATGAGCCTACCCCGATCAAGCTCAGGATCAATCACTATTCTATTAAAATAATTAGGATCTTTCGAAATAACATCTGTAAAATAGCTAACAGCCTGCTCTGAAAAACCCATTTTTACCATACAGACTGCTCTGCGATATTGAGGCTCCAGCCAGTTAGGACAAATACCGAAAGCTTTTTTATAAGATGTGCTTGCAGCCCCGAATTCACCGGAAACTTCTTGTAATCGTGCCTGTAAATATATGAAATAAGCTTGCTGCAAAGGAGAAAAGCTTAACCTTTCAGCTTCCTGCCAATAAAACTCTGCCTGCTCAGGCTCATTCATTTCCAGCTGAATAAAACCCATTAAAGCTCGGGGTTGATAACCGCGACTGAATCTGATCATGGCATTTTTTACCAGAATTTCAGCATCATTTAAGTCTTCGCTGACTAATGATTCAAAAGCTGACCAGATCAATTCCCCTTCTTCCGGGCCTTGCTCAGTTATCCCGTTAGGCCATTCTTTTCCCCGGGAACGCCAGACCAAATATAATGTACGTAACTGAGAGACGGAATTGATGGAAAAAAGAGCCTTAGCGATTATATTTTCATAACTGCTCCCGCCTTGTAGAATTTTTTTAAATTCTGCAACAACATCTTCTTTCCCCTGCATACCGACATCAATATTCTGAAAACCTTCCGTAAATTTTTCACTGTCTATTGCTGCAAGCTGCTTCCAAACATTTGGATCGACTCCTTGCAATGTTCTACTCGGACACTCGGATGGAATATGATTTTTCATCCCGCAATAAAAACAATCGTCATGTTCACCGATAGAGACTCTCCGGGAGATAGTCACTTCAATAGAGTCTGATCCACTATCTTCAACACCTTTTTTAAGGCTTACATGACACCATCCTTCCAAACTTTCCTGCTCACTTCCGAATCTTACTTCATTAACAGCAAAATCCTTCCCAAGAAGGTAAGCATCCCGATATCTTAAATGTGGACAATCAGGAGTAAGCTTATCCCAGTCCAGATTAACCTTACGTACAACTTCTTCATTAAAACTCATCCCTTTCTGAGGAACAAGAGCCATAACAGATGGCCAGTAACTGATGTCCTCTCCTTCCTGATTTCTTACTCTATTTATAAGAACCAAAAGATCTTTCAGAAAAGTTCTAAGCAAAGACAAAGACTTAATAGGAAGTATGACCCGCACTTCAGAAGTAATGTATTGAATTCCGAGTCGTTGTAACAACACCTGTATTTCAGATAAAAACGATCTCCATCCTTTGATAAAAGCCTTATCCGAAGGATTTCCCACAGGAATTAAAATAAAATACCAACTCTGAAGAGACTCATACCCAAGCCCTTGATCAGGTATTAATTTAAGCCAGCCCGACTTTGATAGACCACTTGGAGATCTTTCCTCTTCAAGGTTTAAACCGGAAATAGTCTTAACTTCTACACTTAACTGTGGATGAATCAATACTTCAAACTCAGTAGGCAGTGCAGTCTCTTGATTCGTAAATTCATCCGAAACATTCAATGAAAGATTTAAATTGTAATCTACAAGCAAAGTGGTCGGCATTAACTGGGTAAAGACAGGCATTGGATTAAGTTTTGACCATATCTGCAAACGCGCCAGCACCCGGAATACGTCATCACTGAAAAAGAACCAGAAAGCCTGATTTGTTCCTTCTTTCATGAGCATTCCACCAAAATCACTCATACTGCGCGAAACAGAGTCGTCGAGAGTACCTCCCCACACCATCCATACGCCGTAACCGCGATTAACCATGCGAGAATGGCTGACAACGGGAAGATTTTCAAATAAGCTGGCAATCTGATACAAAACAATAACTCCTTACTCACCGGAGAGATTATGGACATTTCGAAAAAAATTTCTGAACTTAAACAAGACCCCGAATTTGCTAAAAACGTTGGAATGATTCTGGTTCACAACGGAATTGTCCGCGGCTGGTCCCGCGGTTCACACGAGAAAGTTTCCGGAATCGAAATCAAAGCTGACCATGAAAAAATTGAACAGCTCCGCGCTGAATACGAAAAATCACCGGGTATCTATAAAATTGTTGTCGAAGCACATGAAGGAACATTTAAACCCGGCGATGATGTTCTTTTCCTTATCGTTGCCGGTGATATTCGCGAAAATGTTAAAGCCTGCCTTGCAACAATGCTCGACAGAGTAAAATCCGAAGCTTTCACCAAAAAAGAAATAATGGCCTAAACTGATTGTTCAAAAGAGATCCAATAA is part of the Maridesulfovibrio ferrireducens genome and harbors:
- a CDS encoding molybdenum cofactor biosynthesis protein MoaE — encoded protein: MDISKKISELKQDPEFAKNVGMILVHNGIVRGWSRGSHEKVSGIEIKADHEKIEQLRAEYEKSPGIYKIVVEAHEGTFKPGDDVLFLIVAGDIRENVKACLATMLDRVKSEAFTKKEIMA
- a CDS encoding tetratricopeptide repeat protein codes for the protein MYQIASLFENLPVVSHSRMVNRGYGVWMVWGGTLDDSVSRSMSDFGGMLMKEGTNQAFWFFFSDDVFRVLARLQIWSKLNPMPVFTQLMPTTLLVDYNLNLSLNVSDEFTNQETALPTEFEVLIHPQLSVEVKTISGLNLEEERSPSGLSKSGWLKLIPDQGLGYESLQSWYFILIPVGNPSDKAFIKGWRSFLSEIQVLLQRLGIQYITSEVRVILPIKSLSLLRTFLKDLLVLINRVRNQEGEDISYWPSVMALVPQKGMSFNEEVVRKVNLDWDKLTPDCPHLRYRDAYLLGKDFAVNEVRFGSEQESLEGWCHVSLKKGVEDSGSDSIEVTISRRVSIGEHDDCFYCGMKNHIPSECPSRTLQGVDPNVWKQLAAIDSEKFTEGFQNIDVGMQGKEDVVAEFKKILQGGSSYENIIAKALFSINSVSQLRTLYLVWRSRGKEWPNGITEQGPEEGELIWSAFESLVSEDLNDAEILVKNAMIRFSRGYQPRALMGFIQLEMNEPEQAEFYWQEAERLSFSPLQQAYFIYLQARLQEVSGEFGAASTSYKKAFGICPNWLEPQYRRAVCMVKMGFSEQAVSYFTDVISKDPNYFNRIVIDPELDRGRLIILQSLGELWETAEAEAKKVASGIDSLTSDISQWFEEGHEFAEDAEKFMERMGRLAKIKNYVAFRHLISGVETLTGEIEKRVEYEIKVINKKVDFFREHLKEIRGEASWFPFPKLLTEFNADFNYCATKIYWIKSQHLNVAETFRKTQKYLLQIEDRLKKLKNRLVTLRVVRDSTLFIMLLGRNFIWLEVVFLGLALLCIPLLIYYSTNVQSNFLIDMIIRQKWEFQKGMILILSILALAISAFKAAVVFEKRKRELFASGEDKKGEDKKGKDKKGKGK